Proteins found in one Mustela lutreola isolate mMusLut2 chromosome 12, mMusLut2.pri, whole genome shotgun sequence genomic segment:
- the CRB2 gene encoding protein crumbs homolog 2 gives MALARPGTPASRPLAPLLLWLLLLAPALALLGGMVPSEAPSVCASAPCAPGTTCQATENGSYTCGPTEPQGCDTQPCHHGALCVPQGPDPHGFRCYCVPGFQGPRCELDIDECASRPCHHGATCHNLADRYECRCPLGYAGVTCEEEVDECASAPCLHGGSCLDGVGSYRCVCAPGYGGASCQLDLDECQSQPCAHGGECHDLVNGFRCDCADTGYEGARCEQEVLECESAPCANNASCLEGLGSFRCLCWPGYSGPQCEVDEDECESGPCQHGGQCLQRSDPALYGGAQATFPGTFSFRHAAGFLCRCPPGFEGDECGVDVDECASQPCLHGGRCQDLPNGFQCHCPDGYTGLACQEDVDECLSEPCLHGGTCDDTVAGYVCRCPEAWGGHDCSVQLTGCQGHTCPPAATCIPIFKAEVHSYACHCPPGTHGPFCGQNTTFSVVAGSPVQTSVPAGGPRGLALRFRTTLPAGALAARTDAQDSLELALAGGTLQATLWSHGNTTALTLKLPDLALNDGHWHKVEVSLRLGVLELQLWHEDCPARLCVASSPVAPAPGTSEAPTPARFCSAQLGGTAFEGCLEDVYVDGHLLLPEDLGENVLLGCERREQCQPPPCAHGGVCVDMWTRFLCKCPRPYSGPTCADEVPAATFGLGGTLSSASFLLRQLPGPNLTMSFLLRTREPAGLLLQLANDSVAGLTVFLSEGQIQAEVLGSPTLVLPGRWDDGLRHLVTLSFGPDQLQGLGQQVHVGGRLLPADAQPWGGPFRGCLQDLRLNDLHLPFFPLLLGNSSQPSELGSRQSRNLTMGCVSEDTCSPDPCLNGGICLVTWNDFHCTCPVNFTGPTCAQQLWCPGQPCLPPATCEEVPDGFVCVGEATFREGPAATFSGHNASSRLSLSGLSLAFRTRDSEAGLLRATAGAHAAVWLAIRNGSLAASMRSGRGLPGAVLPESGPRVADGAWHRVRLAMEHPGAAASRWLLWLDGATVPAALRGLAGDLGFLRGPGAARLLLAENFTGCLGRVAVGGLPLPLARPRPGAAPGSREHFSAWPGTPVPRLGCHGARVCVPSPCLHGGSCRDLFDAFACSCVPGWEGLRCDARADPCRSAPCARGRCHSRPDGRFECRCPPGFVGPRCRSPVVPEECSLNFTCLNGGPCEGGPQGTNCSCQEGFGGQRCQVPCKVNPCVNGGTCRAAGGLYECICSARFSGRFCEVVKGLPLPLPFPLLEVAVPAACACLLLLLLGLLSGILAARKRRQSEGTYSPSQQEVAGARLEMDSVLKVPPEERLI, from the exons ATGGCGCTGGCCAGGCCTGGGACCCCGGCCTCCAGGCCCCTGGCCCCTCTCCTGCTGTGGCTGTTGCTCTTGGCTCCGGCCCTCGCCCTCCTGGGTG GAATGGTGCCTTCGGAGGCCCCAAGTGTCTGTGCCTCAGCCCCGTGTGCTCCAGGGACCACGTGCCAGGCTACGGAGAATGGCAGCTACACCTGCGGGCCCACAGAGCCCCAGGGCTGTGACACCCAGCCCTGCCACCACGGCGCTCTGTGCGTGCCCCAGGGTCCAGACCCCCACGGCTTCCGCTGCTACTGCGTGCCCGGGTTCCAGGGCCCACGCTGCGAGCTAGACATCGATGAGTGTGCCTCCCGGCCCTGTCACCACGGGGCCACCTGCCACAACCTGGCTGATCGCTACGAGTGCCGCTGTCCCCTTGGCTATGCAG GGGTGACCTGCGAGGAGGAGGTGGACGAGTGTGCCTCGGCGCCCTGTCTGCACGGCGGCTCGTGCCTGGACGGCGTGGGCTCCTACCGCTGCGTGTGCGCGCCAGGCTATGGGGGCGCCAGCTGCCAGCTGGACCTGGACGAGTGCCAGAGCCAGCCGTGCGCGCACGGGGGCGAGTGCCACGACCTGGTCAACGG GTTCCGGTGCGACTGTGCGGACACGGGCTACGAGGGCGCGCGCTGCGAGCAGGAGGTACTGGAGTGCGAGTCGGCGCCCTGCGCGAACAACGCGTCCTGCCTCGAGGGCCTCGGGAGCTTCCGCTGCCTCTGCTGGCCAG GCTACAGCGGCCCGCAGTGCGAGGTGGATGAGGATGAGTGCGAGTCGGGCCCCTGCCAGCACGGGGGGCAGTGCCTGCAGCGCTCAGACCCGGCGCTCTACGGAGGCGCCCAGGCCACCTTCCCCGGCACCTTCAGCTTCCGCCACGCTGCCGGCTTCCTGTGCCGCTGCCCTCCCGGCTTTGAGG GGGACGAATGTGGTGTGGATGTGGACGAGTGTGCCTCACAGCCATGCCTCCATGGTGGCCGCTGCCAGGACCTGCCCAACGGCTTCCAGTGCCACTGTCCAGATGGCTACACAG GCCTGGCATGTCAGGAAGATGTGGACGAATGCCTGTCGGAGCCCTGCCTCCATGGCGGGACGTGTGACGACACTGTGGCAGGCTATGTCTGCCGGTGCCCAGAGGCCTGGGGTGGGCATGACTGTTCCGTGCAGCTCACCGGCTGCCAGGGTCACACTTGCCCACCTGCTGCCACCTGCATCCCCATCTTCAAGGCCGAGGTCCACAGTTACGCCTGCCACTGCCCACCTGGTACTCACGGACCTTTCTGTGGCCAGAATACCACCTTCTCTGTGGTGGCCGGGAGCCCTGTGCAGACATCCGTGCCAGCTGGCGGCCCCCGGGGTCTGGCACTGAGGTTTCGCACCACACTACCTGCGGGTGCCTTGGCCGCTCGCACTGACGCCCAGGATAGCTTGGAGCTGGCACTGGCAGGGGGCACACTTCAGGCCACCCTCTGGAGCCACGGCAACACCACTGCGCTAACGCTGAAGCTGCCGGACTTGGCTTTAAATGATGGTCACTGGCACAAAGTGGAGGTTTCATTGCGCCTGGGGGTCCTGGAGCTGCAGCTCTGGCATGAGGACTGCCCTGCCCGGCTCTGTGTGGCCTCTAGTCCTGTGGCCCCAGCTCCCGGGACTTCTGAAGCGCCGACGCCTGCCAGGTTCTGCTCTGCCCAGCTGGGCGGCACAGCCTTTGAAGGCTGCCTCGAGGACGTGTACGTGGATGGACACCTCCTGTTGCCCGAGGACCTTGGCGAGAATGTCCTCCTGGGCTGCGAGCGCCGTGAACAGTGCCAGCCTCCACCCTGTGCCCACGGAGGGGTCTGCGTGGACATGTGGACTCGCTTCCTCTGCAAATGCCCCCGGCCCTATAGCGGTCCTACCTGCGCTGATG AGGTTCCTGCTGCCACCTTTGGCTTGGGGGGCACCCTGagctctgcctccttcctgctccGCCAGCTGCCAGGCCCCAACCTCACCATGTCCTTTCTCCTCCGTACTCGGGAACCCGCTGGCCTGCTGCTCCAACTTGCCAACGACTCAGTAGCTGGGCTAACAGTATTCCTCAGTGAGGGCCAGATCCAGGCCGAGGTGCTGGGCAGTCCTACTCTCGTGCTTCCTGGGCGCTGGGACGATGGGCTCCGCCACCTGGTGACGCTCAGCTTCGGGCCTGACCAGCTGCAGGGCTTGGGGCAGCAGGTGCACGTGGGTGGAAGGCTCCTCCCTGCTGACGCCCAGCCCTGGGGTGGGCCCTTCCGAGGCTGCCTCCAGGACCTGAGACTCAATGACCTCCACCTCCCGTTCTTTCCGCTGCTGCTGGGGAACTCAAGCCAGCCCAGCGAGCTGGGCAGCAGGCAGTCCCGGAACCTCACCATGGGCTGCGTCTCCGAGGACACGTGCAGT CCTGACCCCTGTCTCAATGGTGGCATTTGTCTCGTCACCTGGAATGACTTCCACTGCACCTGCCCTGTCAACTTCACGGGGCCAACATGTGCCCAGCAACTGTGGTGTCCTGGCCAGCCCTGCCTCCCGCCTGCCACCTGTGAGGAGGTCCCCGATGGCTTTGTCT GTGTGGGTGAAGCCACCTTCCGTGAGGGCCCCGCGGCCACCTTCAGCGGGCACAACGCGTCGTCACGGCTGTCGCTCAGTGGCCTGTCGCTGGCCTTTCGCACACGCGACTCCGAGGCCGGGCTGCTGCGCGCCACCGCGGGCGCCCACGCGGCCGTCTGGCTGGCCATCCGCAACGGCTCGCTGGCGGCCAGCATGCGCAGCGGCCGAGGCCTGCCCGGGGCAGTGCTGCCGGAGTCCGGGCCGCGCGTGGCCGACGGCGCCTGGCACCGCGTGCGCCTGGCCATGGAGCACCCGGGGGCCGCCGCGTCGCGCTGGCTGCTCTGGCTGGACGGGGCGACCGTGCCCGCCGCGCTGCGCGGCCTGGCCGGTGACCTGGGCTTCCTGCGCGGCCCCGGCGCCGCCCGCTTGCTGCTGGCGGAGAACTTCACCGGCTGCCTGGGTCGCGTGGCTGTCGGCGGCCTCCCGCTGCCCCTGGCGCGCCCGCGACCCGGCGCAGCCCCCGGCTCCCGAGAGCACTTCTCAGCCTGGCCCGGGACACCGGTCCCACGCCTCGGCTGCCACGGCGCACGCGTGTGTGTCCCTTCGCCCTGCCTGCACGGCGGCAGCTGCCGCGACCTCTTTGACGCCTTCGCCTGCTCCTGTGTCCCGGGCTGGGAGGGCCTGCGCTGCGATGCCCGCGCGGACCCGTGTCGCTCGGCACCCTGTGCTCGTGGCCGCTGCCATTCGCGCCCTGACGGCCGCTTCGAGTGCCGCTGCCCGCCTGGCTTCGTGGGCCCGCGCTGCAG GTCACCTGTCGTGCCGGAGGAATGCAGCCTGAACTTCACCTGCCTCAACGGTGGCCCCTGTGAGGGTGGGCCCCAGGGGACCAACTGCAGCTGCCAGGAGGGCTTTGGTGGCCAGAG GTGTCAGGTCCCCTGCAAGGTCAACCCCTGCGTGAACGGCGGCACGTGCCGGGCTGCGGGTGGGCTGTATGAGTGCATCTGCAGTGCCAGATTCTCGGGCCGGTTCTGCGAAGTGGTG AAGGGCCTGCCGCTGCCCCTGCCGTTCCCGCTGCTGGAGGTGGCCGTGCCCGCGGCCTgcgcctgcctcctcctcctcctcctgggcctTCTCTCAGGGATCCTGGCAGCCAGGAAGCGCCGCCAGTCCGAGGGCACCTACAGCCCCAGCCAGCAGGAGGTGGCCGGAGCCCGGCTGGAGATGGACAGCGTCCTCAAGGTGCCGCCGGAGGAGAGACTCATCTAG